In Helianthus annuus cultivar XRQ/B chromosome 8, HanXRQr2.0-SUNRISE, whole genome shotgun sequence, a single genomic region encodes these proteins:
- the LOC110870039 gene encoding uncharacterized protein LOC110870039: MPHTRSQGPPEIFASSEPERELFKRLSQHQKRICRITDKKVLIPIPFPKVAMGDNPARRTVNQHATEGFTGGRTSITTPEAPANQNWQIPSHIMTTISNSAQFHGLEDEDAPGHITRFLRICSTFNLHGVTADAVYLRLFPFSLSGRAATWLDTLPQNSITTWEILKSKFYKKYYPPSKAARLRDQIHSFRMDPDEPYYMAWERFQTLLSKCPQHGLSEWALVEKFYNGLTPDTQLMFNTAAGGCIMDKKDPTECEEMFESFAMAGQQSHPARNSIPSTRTTSSAKGVYQVTPDTSLAAELEALKREMREMKLKDRKCEICRGGHETADCSVRSQEEVDYISNPNNRFQNASFNNSYNSGWKNQSNWRSGGNPPGFQQQSSSGSSSGTEFKELKDILLAQSQQLNQYMTSNNQRHEEHDRMFKNQGASLQNLERQIGEMARQLQQRPQGGLPGNTVPNPNSHAHAKAVMTRSGRGATVDQPVVDEEPVDEEIEMETPTGKVQPRLAPASTAQSSESQKKKNEPVRDYSSIPFPGRFKREKEAEQFSRFLGLFKQLHINLPFVEALAHMPKYAKFLKDILSNKKKLEELSHVSLSEEC, encoded by the coding sequence ATGCCCCATACTCGTTCACAGGGACCACCCGAAATTTTTGCTTCATCTGAACCCGAACGAGAGTTGTTTAAGCGTCTTAGCCAGCATCAGAAGCGTATTTGTAGGATCACCGACAAAAAGGTACTCATTCCTATTCCTTTTCCTAAAGTTGCTATGGGTGATAATCCTGCTAGACGCACTGTGAACCAGCATGCCACTGAAGGCTTCACCGGAGGCCGAACTTCCATCACGACACCCGAAGCACCCGCTAACCAGAATTGGCAGATCCCTTCCCATATCATGACCACAATTTCTAATAGTGCTCAATTCCACGGTCTGGAGGACGAGGATGCACCAGGCCACATCACCCGATTCTTGCGTATCTGTAGCACCTTCAATCTTCATGGTGTTACCGCTGATGCAGTTTATCTGCGCTTGTTTCCCTTTTCCCTTTCTGGTCGAGCTGCAACTTGGCTCGACACTTTGCCTCAAAATTCTATCACTACTTGGGAGATTCTGAAATCTAAATTCTACAAGAAGTACTACCCTCCATCCAAGGCCGCACGCCTTCGAGACCAGATCCATTCGTTCCGTATGGATCCCGATGAGCCTTACTACATGGCATGGGAGCGATTCCAAACCTTGCTTAGCAAGTGCCCCCAACATGGTCTTTCTGAATGGGCTCTAGTGGAGAAATTTTATAATGGTCTCACTCCTGATACTCAACTGATGTTTAATACTGCCGCTGGGGGTTGTATAATGGACAAAAAGGACCCAACTGAGTGTGAGGAAATGTTTGAGAGTTTTGCTATGGCCGGTCAGCAGAGCCATCCTGCGAGGAATTCCATTCCTTCTACTAGGACCACCTCCTCTGCTAAAGGTGTGTATCAGGTCACTCCTGACACTAGTTTGGCTGCTGAGTTAGAGGCTTTGAAGAGGGAGATGAGGGAGATGAAGTTGAAGGATCGGAAGTGTGAGATATGTCGTGGAGGACATGAGACAGCTGATTGTTCCGTGAGATCACAAGAAGAGGTCGACTACATTTCCAACCCGAATAATCGTTTCCAAAATGCTTCATTTAATAATTCTTATAATTCGGGTTGGAAAAATCAATCCAACTGGAGGTCGGGAGGAAACCCGCCAGGGTTCCAACAGCAATCTTCAAGTGGATCATCATCTGGTACTGAGTTCAAGGAGCTGAAGGACATTCTACTTGCTCAAAGTCAACAGCTGAACCAGTATATGACTTCGAATAATCAGCGACACGAGGAACACGATCGTATGTTTAAAAATCAGGGAGCTTCGCTGCAGAATTTGGAGAGGCAGATCGGGGAGATGGCGAGACAGTTACAGCAGAGGCCACAAGGTGGATTACCGGGTAACACCGTTCCTAATCCTAATTCTCATGCTCATGCTAAAGCTGTCATGACTCGGAGTGGCAGAGGGGCCACAGTTGATCAACCGGTGGTAGATGAAGAGCCGGTTGATGAGGAGATAGAGATGGAGACTCCCACTGGCAAAGTGCAACCCAGGCTagccccagcaagtaccgcacagtCCAGTGAGTctcagaagaagaagaatgagCCCGTTCGTGATTATTCATCTATTCCTTTTCCGGGCAGATTTAAGAGAGAGAAGGAAGCGGAGCAGTTCTCAAGATTCTTAGGTTTGTTTAAGCAGCTCCATATTAATCTTCCTTTCGTAGAGGCTCTAGCGCATATGCCCAAGTATGCCAAATTCCTGAAGGACATTCTTAGTAATAAGAAGAAGTTAGAGGAGTTATCACATGTGTCCTTGAGTGAAGAGTGCTAG